Proteins encoded together in one Variovorax paradoxus window:
- a CDS encoding DUF2160 domain-containing protein, with the protein MFAWMSWTTPVAVFFVCIALMLVGMTVWEIKSPTTLRRGWLPIETTRGDRLFIGLLSAAYINLIYIGLAEWAKSAMTLQAEPSIWIGFVFSMLVLALIMRKG; encoded by the coding sequence ATGTTTGCCTGGATGTCCTGGACCACTCCGGTGGCCGTGTTCTTCGTCTGCATCGCGCTCATGCTGGTCGGCATGACGGTGTGGGAGATCAAGTCGCCCACCACGCTGCGGCGCGGCTGGCTGCCGATCGAAACCACGCGCGGCGACCGGCTGTTCATCGGCTTGCTCTCGGCGGCCTATATCAACCTGATCTACATCGGCCTTGCGGAATGGGCCAAGTCCGCAATGACGCTGCAGGCCGAGCCTTCGATCTGGATCGGCTTTGTGTTTTCGATGCTGGTGCTCGCGCTGATCATGCGCAAGGGCTAG
- a CDS encoding beta-ketoacyl synthase N-terminal-like domain-containing protein translates to MTAESVYLAGTGLACALGSDLSSSVAAVARGGVQPTSVAVSESVQWPVYTLPPQRGSWIERLQRTVRSVATQAGEGAGPACPLFVASSSLDIGYMEEEVQDLRLGGDLQDFAGLVAGALDWQGPVFTISTACTSALNAVFAGCDLIRSGEADEVLVIGAELGNRFTVAGFGAMQLLSPARAQPFGAGRNGLVLGEAVAALRLSARAGRWRIAGGSNVVDGRNPSGTEASAVVAMCHEALAQSGLGAQDIDLIKVQAAGSPVNDAIEAGALKQVFDALPPLVSLKSLIGHTLGASGAAELALLVGCIEAGAWPAVGYAVDDELGIALSTQAPPRLRNMLLNVVGFGGGHASLVLQDCTA, encoded by the coding sequence ATGACCGCCGAGAGCGTGTATCTCGCCGGCACGGGCCTGGCCTGCGCGCTCGGCAGCGATCTCTCGTCCTCCGTGGCCGCAGTTGCGCGCGGCGGTGTGCAGCCCACAAGCGTGGCCGTCTCTGAAAGCGTGCAATGGCCCGTCTACACGCTGCCGCCGCAGCGGGGCAGCTGGATAGAACGGCTGCAGCGCACCGTGCGCAGCGTGGCCACACAGGCTGGCGAAGGAGCGGGGCCCGCGTGCCCGCTCTTCGTTGCATCGTCGTCGCTGGACATCGGCTACATGGAAGAAGAGGTGCAAGACCTGCGCCTGGGCGGCGATCTCCAGGACTTTGCCGGGCTCGTGGCCGGCGCACTCGACTGGCAGGGGCCGGTGTTCACCATTTCGACGGCCTGCACCTCGGCGCTCAATGCCGTGTTCGCAGGCTGCGACCTGATTCGAAGCGGAGAGGCCGATGAGGTGCTGGTGATCGGCGCCGAACTCGGCAACCGCTTCACCGTGGCTGGCTTCGGCGCGATGCAACTGCTCTCACCCGCTAGGGCGCAGCCCTTCGGTGCCGGGCGCAACGGGCTGGTGCTCGGTGAGGCAGTGGCCGCATTGCGCCTCAGCGCGCGTGCTGGGCGCTGGCGGATCGCTGGTGGTTCCAATGTGGTCGATGGGCGCAATCCTTCGGGCACCGAGGCCAGCGCGGTAGTTGCGATGTGCCACGAAGCATTGGCCCAGAGCGGCCTTGGCGCGCAGGACATCGACCTGATCAAGGTGCAGGCCGCGGGGAGCCCGGTCAACGATGCGATCGAGGCCGGGGCACTGAAGCAGGTCTTCGACGCGCTGCCGCCGCTGGTGTCGCTCAAGTCGCTGATCGGGCACACGCTGGGCGCCTCGGGCGCGGCCGAGCTCGCCTTGCTGGTTGGCTGCATCGAAGCCGGCGCCTGGCCTGCCGTCGGCTATGCCGTCGACGATGAGCTCGGCATCGCATTGAGCACACAAGCGCCGCCCAGGCTGCGCAACATGCTGCTCAACGTGGTGGGATTCGGCGGCGGGCATGCGTCGCTGGTGCTGCAGGATTGCACGGCATGA
- a CDS encoding ABC transporter ATP-binding protein: MLELKNLSYRYPHADASALAEVSLAVPRGSVMGLLGPNGAGKTTLISHLSGALAVQSGEIHIDGQPLQQVRAKTPTRIAVAPQDQAFYPMLTVAENLACFAAAGGLSGERKKTRIEACTRFSQLEQFAGVRAERLSGGLKRRLNLAIALLPEPELMLFDEPTVGVDPQSRAFILDAIKSLAQQGAAVIYASHYMEEIEAIADRVAILDHGRVLREGSLEELLSKSAMLLTLAADGLDEAMLSRFGTVELGGVHWRVHLHEGTGPGPVLAALEAEGIEVRHAEFGRHDLEQLFMALTHRSLRD; this comes from the coding sequence ATGCTCGAACTGAAGAACCTCAGCTACCGCTACCCGCATGCAGACGCATCCGCGTTGGCCGAAGTCTCGCTCGCGGTTCCCAGGGGTTCGGTGATGGGCTTGCTCGGCCCCAACGGCGCAGGCAAGACCACGTTGATCTCGCACTTGTCGGGTGCGCTGGCAGTGCAGTCGGGCGAAATCCACATCGACGGCCAGCCGCTTCAACAGGTCAGGGCAAAGACGCCAACCCGCATCGCCGTCGCCCCGCAGGACCAGGCCTTCTACCCCATGCTCACCGTGGCCGAGAACCTCGCATGCTTTGCCGCGGCAGGTGGACTTTCTGGCGAGCGCAAGAAGACGCGCATCGAAGCCTGCACGCGCTTTTCGCAGCTTGAGCAGTTCGCGGGTGTGCGGGCCGAGCGGCTCTCGGGTGGCCTGAAACGCCGATTGAACCTTGCGATTGCGCTGTTGCCGGAGCCTGAGTTGATGCTGTTCGACGAGCCCACCGTGGGCGTCGATCCGCAATCGCGCGCCTTCATTCTCGATGCCATCAAGAGCCTGGCGCAGCAGGGCGCCGCAGTGATCTATGCCTCGCACTACATGGAAGAGATCGAGGCCATCGCCGACCGGGTTGCCATTCTTGACCATGGCCGAGTGCTGCGTGAAGGCTCGCTTGAAGAGTTGTTGTCGAAGAGCGCAATGCTTCTGACGCTCGCGGCCGACGGGCTCGACGAGGCCATGCTCTCGCGCTTTGGAACGGTGGAGCTTGGGGGCGTGCATTGGCGCGTGCACCTGCACGAAGGAACCGGTCCCGGCCCTGTGCTCGCGGCGCTGGAAGCCGAAGGCATCGAGGTGCGCCACGCGGAATTCGGCCGCCACGACCTGGAGCAGCTCTTCATGGCGCTCACCCACCGCTCCCTGCGCGACTGA
- a CDS encoding dialkylrecorsinol condensing enzyme: MTSSISSPAARPKRVLVIHYSQTGQLGSVAEQIVAPLKADPAISVHVETLRPLADFPFPWPFLTFFDAFPESAHLKPPPLAPLSLTGDEQFDLVILPYQVWFLAPSQPIVAFLKHPLAAQLLQGKPVVTVIACRNMWLLAHEKLKGLLDAVGARLIDNVVLTDPGPTLATFFTTPAWLIWGRKRGFWGMPDAGLSEGQIRGTGRFGRALREALHSDLERGTQPLLSGMGAVQANAKLLISEKAGTRSFFLWGKLIMAAGRPGAWQRKPLLLLYVAFLLVLIVTVVPVSLTLQALLRPLFKGWLTKMTALFERPSGSATDRFPRYDD; encoded by the coding sequence GTGACTTCAAGCATTTCCAGCCCCGCCGCGCGCCCCAAACGTGTCCTGGTGATTCACTATTCGCAGACCGGCCAGCTCGGCAGCGTCGCCGAGCAGATCGTCGCGCCGCTCAAGGCCGATCCGGCAATCTCCGTGCATGTCGAAACGCTGCGCCCGCTGGCGGACTTTCCGTTTCCCTGGCCGTTCCTGACCTTCTTCGACGCCTTTCCCGAATCGGCGCACCTGAAGCCGCCGCCGCTGGCGCCGCTTTCGCTCACTGGGGACGAGCAGTTCGACTTGGTCATCCTGCCGTACCAGGTGTGGTTCCTGGCGCCGTCGCAGCCGATCGTCGCCTTCCTGAAGCACCCGCTGGCAGCGCAACTGCTGCAGGGCAAGCCCGTCGTCACAGTGATCGCCTGCCGCAACATGTGGCTGCTGGCGCACGAAAAGCTCAAGGGCCTGCTCGACGCCGTGGGCGCCCGCCTGATCGACAACGTGGTGCTGACCGATCCCGGGCCGACGCTGGCCACCTTCTTCACCACGCCGGCCTGGCTGATCTGGGGCCGCAAACGCGGCTTCTGGGGCATGCCCGACGCCGGCCTCAGCGAAGGGCAGATCCGAGGTACCGGCCGTTTTGGCCGTGCGCTGCGCGAGGCGCTGCACAGCGATCTCGAACGCGGAACACAGCCGCTGCTCTCCGGCATGGGGGCCGTTCAGGCCAATGCAAAGCTCCTGATCAGCGAAAAGGCCGGCACCCGCAGCTTTTTTCTCTGGGGCAAGCTGATCATGGCCGCGGGGCGGCCGGGCGCGTGGCAGCGCAAGCCCTTGCTGCTGCTGTACGTGGCCTTCCTCCTCGTGCTCATTGTCACGGTCGTGCCTGTGAGCTTGACGCTCCAGGCGCTGCTGCGGCCGCTGTTCAAGGGGTGGCTGACTAAAATGACGGCTCTTTTCGAGCGCCCGTCGGGCTCGGCCACGGACCGTTTTCCCCGCTATGACGACTGA
- a CDS encoding HD domain-containing protein translates to MTPEALLNNWSAAWRALGVAIDDEALCIELQRRYSEPQRHYHTMQHLGECLAWFEQQKELAERPGEVALALWFHDAIYDVHAHDNEARSADWARSAMLERGAPQEAAERVHALVMATRHDAVPEGRDAELLIDIDLSILGAERARFDEYERQVHAEYAFVPDEIRRPRRRAILQRFLEREAIYTTPPMHALLEARARANLARSIAAVD, encoded by the coding sequence ATGACGCCCGAGGCGCTGCTGAACAACTGGAGCGCCGCGTGGCGGGCACTTGGCGTGGCAATCGACGACGAAGCGCTGTGCATTGAATTGCAGCGCCGCTACAGCGAGCCGCAGCGCCACTATCACACCATGCAGCACCTGGGCGAATGCCTCGCATGGTTCGAGCAACAGAAAGAACTGGCCGAGCGCCCCGGCGAAGTGGCGCTCGCGCTGTGGTTCCACGACGCCATCTACGACGTGCATGCGCACGACAACGAGGCTCGCAGCGCCGATTGGGCACGCAGTGCGATGCTCGAGCGTGGAGCGCCCCAGGAAGCGGCTGAGCGCGTGCACGCACTGGTCATGGCCACGCGGCACGACGCCGTGCCGGAGGGCCGCGACGCCGAACTGCTGATCGACATCGACCTGTCGATTCTCGGAGCCGAGCGCGCGCGGTTCGACGAATACGAACGGCAGGTACATGCCGAATACGCCTTCGTGCCCGACGAAATTCGCCGGCCGCGCCGCCGCGCGATCCTGCAGCGCTTCCTCGAGCGAGAGGCGATCTACACCACGCCGCCGATGCATGCGCTGCTCGAAGCACGGGCGCGTGCCAACCTCGCACGGTCGATCGCAGCAGTGGATTGA
- a CDS encoding ABC transporter permease — protein sequence MLFALIKKELLALVRDMHGLAALFLMPMVFIVLMSLTLKDIYRPPLAELSYAVDMRDTETPAQWLQQIWQRSHGTPQALGADWEARLRSGALKYVIVLEPGLSAELESAALSTKAHVRLLTEPGIDANLFNALRAELVGASGELKARLALAVPGTSGPPPGASIQALVNAERYSAAGPRPTSVQQNVPAWLVFGMFFVVASLSSLFVQERGSGALGRLRSLGVSRSMLLMSKALPYLGVNALQAVLMLAAGIWLMPLIGGDALSLAGIDWSALVVALAAVSLAAVSLSLALACAVRSHAQATTIGPMVNVLMAAAGGIMVPKFVMPGFMQRLVEISPMNWGLEALLTVLLRGGGVADTLPQVGRLVLFAAAMFLLAVFLFRRPAS from the coding sequence ATGCTCTTCGCGCTCATCAAGAAGGAACTGCTGGCACTCGTGCGGGATATGCATGGGCTGGCGGCGCTGTTCCTCATGCCGATGGTCTTCATCGTGCTGATGTCGCTCACGCTCAAGGACATCTATCGCCCACCGTTGGCCGAACTGAGTTATGCCGTGGACATGCGCGACACCGAAACGCCAGCGCAGTGGCTGCAGCAGATCTGGCAGCGCAGCCACGGTACGCCTCAGGCGCTCGGTGCCGACTGGGAGGCGCGGTTGCGCAGTGGCGCGCTCAAGTACGTCATCGTGCTGGAGCCGGGCCTCTCGGCGGAGCTCGAATCGGCCGCGCTCTCGACCAAGGCTCACGTCCGTTTGCTGACCGAGCCGGGCATCGACGCCAACCTGTTTAATGCCTTGCGCGCCGAACTCGTCGGCGCGTCCGGCGAGCTGAAGGCGCGCCTGGCACTCGCGGTGCCCGGCACCTCCGGTCCGCCGCCCGGCGCCTCGATCCAGGCGCTGGTGAATGCCGAGCGCTATTCCGCCGCCGGACCGCGGCCCACATCGGTGCAGCAGAACGTGCCCGCATGGCTGGTGTTCGGCATGTTCTTCGTGGTGGCGTCGCTCTCCAGCCTTTTCGTTCAAGAGCGCGGCTCGGGCGCGCTGGGCCGGCTGCGCAGCCTGGGCGTGTCGCGCTCCATGCTGCTGATGTCCAAAGCCTTGCCTTACCTTGGTGTGAACGCGCTGCAGGCCGTGTTGATGCTCGCTGCCGGCATCTGGCTGATGCCCTTGATCGGCGGCGATGCGCTTTCGCTCGCCGGGATCGATTGGAGCGCGCTGGTGGTTGCGCTCGCGGCCGTGAGCCTGGCCGCGGTGAGCCTGTCGCTCGCGCTGGCCTGCGCCGTGCGCAGCCATGCACAGGCCACGACCATCGGGCCGATGGTCAACGTGCTGATGGCGGCTGCCGGCGGCATCATGGTGCCTAAGTTCGTCATGCCGGGCTTCATGCAGCGGCTGGTCGAAATTTCTCCGATGAACTGGGGGTTGGAGGCTCTGCTTACCGTGCTGCTGCGCGGCGGCGGCGTGGCCGACACCCTGCCGCAGGTCGGCCGGCTCGTGCTGTTTGCGGCCGCCATGTTCTTGCTCGCCGTTTTCTTGTTTCGCAGGCCCGCATCGTGA
- a CDS encoding ABC transporter substrate-binding protein → MKLRYTALAAAMVLALSACGKKDEPAAQAPASTPAPAPAAAPAAATPVAAPAAPDAAAKWIDSEFQPSTLSKTQQAEELKWFVDAAAKLKAKGVSEISVVSETITTHEYESKTLARAFEEITGIKVKHDLIQEGDVVEKLQTSMQSGKSIYDGWISDSDLIGTHYRYGKMMNLTDYMAGPGKEFTNPGLDVADFIGTKFTTAPDGKLYQLPDQQFANLYWFRADLFDRPDLKEKFKAKYGYDLGVPLNWSAYEDIAEFFSVDVKNIDGKPIYGHMDYGKKDPSLGWRFTDAWLSMAGTADIGIPNGLPIDEWGIRVADDKCTPVGAAVSRGGATNSPAAVYALTKYVDWMKKYAPREATGMTFGEAGPVPAQGQIAQQIFWYTAFTADMVKPGLPVVNADGTPKWRMAPGPNGPYWKQGMQNGYQDVGSWSFFKGHDENKTAAAWLYAQFVTSKTVSLKKTVVGLTPIRESDIKSQAMTDMAPKLGGLVEFYRSPARVAWSPTGTNVPDYPKLAQLWWKNVAEAVTGEKTPQKAMDTLADEMDDVMGRLERAGMDKCAPKLNPKGDPAKWLSDQHAPWKKLANEKPKGETIEYNKLLTAWKEGKVR, encoded by the coding sequence ATGAAGTTGCGCTACACCGCGCTGGCGGCCGCTATGGTGCTGGCACTGTCGGCCTGCGGAAAGAAGGACGAGCCTGCGGCCCAGGCTCCGGCAAGTACCCCTGCACCGGCTCCGGCAGCGGCGCCCGCCGCGGCCACTCCGGTAGCGGCACCGGCTGCGCCCGATGCGGCGGCCAAGTGGATCGACAGCGAATTCCAGCCGTCGACGCTCAGCAAGACGCAGCAGGCCGAAGAATTGAAATGGTTCGTCGATGCCGCGGCAAAGCTCAAGGCCAAGGGGGTGAGCGAGATCTCCGTGGTCTCCGAAACCATCACCACGCATGAATACGAGTCGAAAACGCTGGCCCGCGCCTTCGAGGAAATCACCGGCATCAAGGTGAAGCACGACCTGATCCAGGAAGGCGACGTGGTCGAGAAGCTGCAGACCTCCATGCAGTCGGGCAAGTCGATCTACGACGGCTGGATTTCGGACTCGGACCTGATCGGTACCCACTACCGCTACGGCAAGATGATGAACCTGACCGACTACATGGCCGGTCCGGGCAAGGAGTTCACCAACCCCGGCCTCGATGTGGCCGACTTCATCGGCACCAAGTTCACCACCGCTCCGGACGGCAAGCTGTATCAGCTGCCCGACCAGCAGTTTGCCAACCTTTACTGGTTCCGCGCCGACCTGTTCGACCGCCCCGACCTGAAGGAAAAGTTCAAGGCCAAGTACGGCTACGACCTGGGCGTGCCGCTCAACTGGAGCGCCTACGAGGACATCGCCGAGTTCTTCAGCGTCGATGTGAAGAACATCGACGGCAAGCCGATCTACGGCCACATGGACTACGGCAAGAAGGACCCGTCGCTCGGCTGGCGCTTCACCGATGCATGGCTCTCGATGGCCGGTACCGCGGACATCGGCATTCCCAACGGCCTGCCGATCGACGAGTGGGGCATTCGCGTGGCCGACGACAAGTGCACGCCGGTGGGCGCGGCCGTGTCGCGCGGCGGCGCCACCAACTCGCCGGCGGCCGTGTATGCGCTGACCAAATACGTGGACTGGATGAAGAAGTACGCGCCGCGCGAAGCCACCGGCATGACCTTCGGCGAAGCCGGCCCGGTGCCCGCCCAGGGCCAGATCGCGCAGCAGATCTTCTGGTACACGGCCTTCACGGCGGACATGGTCAAGCCGGGCCTGCCGGTGGTCAACGCCGACGGCACGCCCAAGTGGCGCATGGCCCCGGGACCGAACGGCCCCTACTGGAAGCAGGGCATGCAGAACGGCTACCAGGACGTGGGTTCGTGGTCGTTCTTCAAGGGCCATGACGAGAACAAGACCGCGGCAGCCTGGCTGTATGCGCAGTTCGTCACTTCCAAGACGGTGTCGCTCAAGAAGACCGTGGTGGGCCTGACGCCCATCCGCGAATCGGACATCAAGTCGCAGGCGATGACCGACATGGCGCCCAAGCTGGGCGGCCTGGTCGAGTTCTACCGCAGCCCGGCGCGCGTGGCATGGTCGCCGACCGGCACCAACGTGCCCGACTATCCGAAGCTGGCCCAGCTCTGGTGGAAGAACGTGGCCGAGGCCGTCACCGGCGAGAAGACGCCGCAGAAGGCAATGGACACGCTGGCCGACGAGATGGACGACGTGATGGGCCGCCTGGAGCGCGCCGGCATGGACAAGTGCGCGCCCAAGCTCAACCCGAAGGGCGATCCCGCCAAGTGGCTGAGCGACCAGCACGCTCCCTGGAAGAAGCTGGCCAACGAAAAGCCGAAGGGTGAAACCATCGAGTACAACAAGCTGCTCACCGCCTGGAAGGAAGGCAAGGTGCGCTGA
- a CDS encoding acyl carrier protein: MVLEAVEKDAPPGGLGDDEPLFGPESRLDLDSLDALQVSMTIQQRFGVRMPDSKETRRALTSIAHLANHLAQAGKA; this comes from the coding sequence ATGGTGCTCGAGGCCGTTGAAAAGGACGCGCCTCCAGGTGGCCTTGGCGATGACGAACCGCTGTTCGGGCCCGAGTCCCGGCTCGACCTCGACTCGCTCGACGCGCTGCAGGTTTCCATGACGATCCAGCAGCGCTTCGGCGTGCGCATGCCCGACAGCAAGGAAACGCGCCGCGCTCTCACTTCCATCGCACACCTGGCGAATCACCTGGCGCAAGCGGGCAAGGCATGA
- a CDS encoding beta-ketoacyl-ACP synthase III — protein sequence MTTDVFLTRTAAFLPFSPVSNEDIEDVLGRVGGKASRARRLILRSNGIQSRHYAIDRATGQLAMSNAQLTASAIRALGDDIGPVDCLVTGTSLPDQLMPNHAVMVHGELGWPRLEVVACAGICLAGTTALKHAWLSVRSGDARRAVATGSELASAVMRGSRFEAELEHKLQALEERPEIAFEKDFLRWMLSDGAGAVLLEREPRGPLSLRVEWIDLSSAAHELPVCMYAGADKNNEGGLEGWARTAPEDWQRESTFAVKQDVRLLNENIVRATLGEPLAAIIEKRGLKASDVDWFLPHLSSGYFIEPVSQCLEAMGFAIPRERWFSNLATKGNTGSASPYIMLDELFRSGRIKPGHKLLMFVPESGRFSSGFIYLEAI from the coding sequence ATGACGACTGATGTCTTCCTGACCCGCACCGCCGCCTTTCTGCCCTTTTCCCCGGTCAGCAATGAAGACATCGAAGACGTTCTCGGTCGCGTCGGCGGCAAGGCTTCGCGCGCGCGGCGGCTGATTCTTCGCAGCAACGGCATCCAGTCGCGCCACTACGCCATCGACCGGGCCACCGGCCAACTCGCCATGAGCAACGCGCAGCTCACGGCCTCGGCCATCCGGGCGCTGGGCGATGACATCGGTCCGGTCGATTGCCTGGTTACCGGCACGTCGCTTCCCGACCAGCTGATGCCCAACCATGCGGTGATGGTGCACGGCGAGCTTGGCTGGCCACGGCTCGAAGTGGTGGCCTGCGCGGGCATCTGCCTGGCGGGCACCACGGCGCTCAAGCACGCATGGCTCTCTGTGCGCTCAGGCGATGCGCGGCGTGCGGTGGCCACGGGGTCCGAACTCGCCTCGGCCGTGATGCGCGGCTCCCGCTTCGAAGCTGAGCTGGAGCACAAGCTGCAGGCGCTCGAGGAGCGGCCCGAAATCGCATTCGAAAAAGACTTTCTGCGCTGGATGCTCTCCGACGGTGCAGGCGCCGTGCTGCTCGAGCGAGAGCCGCGCGGCCCGCTGTCGCTGCGCGTGGAGTGGATCGACCTGTCTTCCGCCGCCCACGAACTGCCGGTGTGCATGTATGCAGGCGCCGACAAGAACAACGAAGGCGGCCTGGAGGGATGGGCGCGCACCGCGCCCGAAGACTGGCAGCGCGAGTCGACCTTTGCCGTGAAGCAGGACGTGCGCCTGCTCAACGAGAACATCGTTCGTGCCACGCTGGGCGAGCCGCTGGCGGCCATCATCGAGAAGCGCGGCCTGAAGGCTTCAGATGTCGACTGGTTCCTGCCGCATCTCTCGTCCGGCTACTTCATCGAGCCTGTGAGCCAGTGCCTGGAGGCCATGGGTTTTGCCATTCCGCGCGAGCGCTGGTTCAGCAATCTCGCGACCAAGGGCAACACCGGCTCGGCATCGCCCTACATCATGCTCGACGAGCTGTTCCGTTCGGGCCGCATCAAGCCCGGCCACAAGCTGCTGATGTTCGTGCCCGAAAGCGGCCGCTTCTCCAGCGGTTTCATCTACCTGGAAGCCATCTAG
- a CDS encoding BtrH N-terminal domain-containing protein, which yields MKFEHQQAAHCESGVISNLMRHHGVPMTESMALGLSSALSFAYLPFIKLSGLPLISYRMPPKAIIKGLLAPMAARFRFETFRSPEAGAQRLDALLADGQLVGLQTSVYWLPYFPPNMRFHFNAHNLLVYGKDGDDYLISDPVFEEPVRCASADLSRARFAKGVLAPKGLMYYPQAIERKTVDAASVTKAIRKTVRNMLAPIPIVGVRGMRTLANRMQKLSPADPRSVDFIGHVVRMQEEIGTGGAGFRFIYAGFLQEAAVLLDKPQLQQMSERLIAIGDGWRAFALKAARMVKGREPVDPAALAGKLREQAQQEETFFRDLKAVVA from the coding sequence GTGAAATTCGAACACCAACAAGCGGCACACTGCGAAAGCGGCGTCATCTCGAACCTGATGCGCCACCACGGCGTGCCGATGACCGAAAGCATGGCCCTCGGCCTTTCGTCGGCCCTGTCGTTCGCCTACCTGCCGTTCATCAAGCTGTCGGGCTTGCCGCTCATCTCGTACCGCATGCCGCCCAAGGCCATCATCAAGGGCCTGCTGGCACCGATGGCCGCACGATTCCGCTTCGAGACCTTTCGCAGCCCGGAAGCCGGCGCACAGCGCCTGGACGCACTCCTGGCCGACGGGCAGCTCGTGGGCTTGCAGACCTCGGTCTATTGGCTGCCGTACTTTCCGCCCAACATGCGCTTTCACTTCAACGCGCACAACCTGCTGGTGTACGGGAAAGACGGCGACGACTACCTGATCAGCGACCCGGTGTTCGAAGAGCCGGTGCGCTGCGCCAGTGCAGACCTCTCACGGGCTCGCTTCGCCAAGGGTGTGCTCGCGCCCAAGGGCCTCATGTACTACCCGCAAGCCATCGAGCGCAAGACTGTCGATGCAGCCTCGGTCACAAAGGCCATCCGCAAGACCGTGCGCAACATGCTCGCCCCCATTCCCATCGTCGGCGTGCGCGGCATGCGCACGCTGGCCAACCGCATGCAGAAGCTTTCGCCGGCCGATCCGCGCAGCGTCGACTTCATCGGCCACGTGGTGCGCATGCAGGAAGAGATCGGCACCGGTGGGGCAGGCTTCCGCTTTATCTACGCCGGCTTTCTGCAAGAGGCCGCGGTACTGCTCGACAAGCCGCAACTGCAACAGATGTCCGAACGGCTCATCGCCATCGGCGACGGCTGGCGCGCTTTCGCACTCAAGGCGGCGCGCATGGTGAAGGGGCGCGAGCCGGTCGATCCTGCCGCGCTGGCCGGCAAGCTGCGGGAGCAGGCGCAGCAGGAGGAGACCTTCTTTCGCGACCTGAAGGCTGTTGTTGCTTGA
- the mltB gene encoding lytic murein transglycosylase B, translated as MRSFFPAPLRAASIALLAACCAWSTGAQAQKASGARSVKTVTGSTPYATREDAMRFADEVAERRGLDREWVRATIGKARFLPNVPRLMLPGPVGSVKNWQAYRSRFIDATRIAAGVRFWRNNADTLARAEQVYGVPPEIIVGIVGVETIYGRNMGNFRVIDALATLSFDFPQAHPRAAEREAFFRGELESFLSTESRTSENPLVPVGSYAGAMGMPQFMPSSIAKYAVDFDGDNRIDLVDNTADVIGSVASYFKAFGWQPGMPAVYPVHFEEERLKKPLLLAPDILPTFSIDSFVAAGAVPEGEGLRHKGLLALIELQNGADAPPSYVAGTRNFYVITRYNWSSYYAMSVLDLGQEVKAAMEQ; from the coding sequence ATGCGATCTTTTTTTCCTGCGCCCTTGCGCGCCGCCTCCATTGCCCTGCTGGCCGCCTGCTGCGCGTGGTCCACGGGGGCGCAAGCCCAGAAAGCGTCGGGCGCCCGCAGCGTGAAGACGGTGACCGGCAGCACGCCCTATGCCACGCGCGAGGATGCCATGCGCTTTGCCGACGAGGTGGCCGAGCGCAGGGGCCTTGACCGTGAATGGGTGCGCGCCACCATCGGCAAAGCCCGTTTCCTGCCGAACGTGCCGCGCCTGATGCTGCCCGGCCCCGTGGGCTCTGTAAAAAATTGGCAGGCCTATCGCAGCCGCTTCATCGATGCAACGCGGATCGCGGCGGGCGTGCGCTTCTGGCGCAACAACGCCGACACGCTCGCACGGGCCGAGCAGGTGTACGGCGTGCCGCCCGAAATCATCGTGGGCATCGTGGGCGTGGAAACCATCTACGGCCGCAATATGGGCAACTTCCGAGTGATCGATGCGCTGGCCACGCTGTCGTTCGACTTTCCGCAGGCGCACCCGCGCGCGGCCGAACGCGAAGCCTTCTTCCGCGGCGAGCTCGAGAGCTTCTTGAGCACCGAAAGCCGCACCTCCGAAAACCCGCTGGTGCCCGTGGGCAGCTACGCGGGCGCCATGGGCATGCCGCAGTTCATGCCGAGCAGCATCGCCAAGTACGCGGTCGATTTCGACGGCGACAACCGCATCGACCTGGTCGACAACACCGCCGACGTGATCGGCTCCGTCGCCAGCTACTTCAAGGCCTTTGGCTGGCAGCCCGGCATGCCGGCCGTCTACCCGGTGCATTTTGAAGAAGAGCGCCTCAAGAAGCCGCTGCTCCTCGCACCGGACATCCTGCCCACCTTCAGCATCGACAGCTTCGTGGCCGCCGGCGCGGTGCCTGAAGGCGAAGGCCTTCGCCACAAAGGCCTTCTCGCACTGATTGAACTGCAAAACGGGGCAGACGCGCCGCCCAGCTATGTCGCCGGCACGCGCAACTTCTACGTGATCACCCGCTATAACTGGAGCAGCTACTACGCAATGTCGGTGCTCGACCTTGGCCAGGAGGTCAAGGCCGCCATGGAGCAATGA